A stretch of Pseudomonas sp. LRP2-20 DNA encodes these proteins:
- a CDS encoding heavy metal translocating P-type ATPase, with protein sequence MSTHACHGHGHHHHAHTHLTSGLLSQAEQRTAARQLSLAMLALGLLGLGLVWRWLAPTQEGVSQLLLGGASLLVAVPVLRSAWYSLLHPSLHGLTDQLIALAMLGAWATGDLATAALLPIIMIFGHMLEERSVLGSQEAIAALGQLTRSHARLIDADGQVREVDNASLKPGDQVEVRAGDRVPADGRVLQGQASLDTAPITGEAVPLEVVSGMDIHGGSINLDGLLRVEVTRVGDDSTLGKVIALMQRAEQAKPPITRLLERHAGRYLVLVLLIAAVTWFVTRDAQAMLAVLVAACPCALVLSAPATAVAGIAVAARHGILIRGSAFLEELADLSSLVIDKTGTLTYGDLRLRSVVGTAAAMPQADIVNLAASLGAASSHPVSRALAALVPHEQHLALLDIHERQGFGVVAHTAEGEAALGRPELFRQLGMQVPPVPEHDGPIAGLALNGQFLAWLLLADNVRAESAEAMQQLRELGLQRQLLLTGDRSRVAEAIAAQVGMTRVVAEALPEDKMHHVNQELQLGFRPLVVGDGINDSLALKAGVVGVAMGANGADIALAAADIVLINGDLRRLATCIRLSRQCRRTLQVNVLIGLGWTLAIVVAAAFGLLGAAGAMVAALLHNLSTLWVLTNAGRLLRYDERLGQSNAAPALQP encoded by the coding sequence ATGAGTACTCACGCTTGTCATGGTCACGGGCATCATCACCATGCCCATACCCACCTCACCTCCGGCCTGCTGTCGCAGGCCGAGCAGCGCACTGCCGCGCGCCAACTGAGCCTGGCGATGCTGGCCCTGGGCCTGCTGGGGCTGGGGCTGGTCTGGCGCTGGCTGGCGCCCACGCAAGAGGGCGTCAGCCAGCTGCTGCTGGGCGGCGCTTCGTTGCTGGTGGCCGTCCCGGTGCTGCGCTCGGCCTGGTACAGCCTGCTGCATCCCAGCCTGCATGGCCTCACCGATCAGCTGATCGCCCTGGCCATGTTGGGTGCCTGGGCAACCGGCGACCTGGCCACCGCGGCACTGCTGCCGATCATCATGATCTTCGGCCACATGCTCGAAGAACGCAGCGTGCTGGGTTCGCAAGAAGCCATTGCCGCGCTGGGGCAATTGACCCGCAGCCATGCGCGGCTGATCGATGCCGATGGCCAGGTGCGCGAGGTCGATAACGCCAGCCTCAAGCCAGGCGACCAGGTCGAGGTGCGCGCCGGTGACCGTGTGCCGGCCGACGGCCGTGTCCTGCAGGGGCAGGCCAGCCTCGATACCGCGCCCATCACCGGCGAGGCGGTGCCGCTGGAAGTGGTCAGTGGCATGGATATCCATGGTGGCTCGATCAACCTCGACGGTTTGCTGCGGGTAGAGGTTACCCGGGTGGGCGATGACTCGACCTTGGGCAAGGTCATCGCCCTGATGCAGCGCGCCGAGCAAGCCAAGCCGCCCATCACCCGGCTGCTCGAACGCCACGCAGGGCGCTACCTGGTACTGGTCTTGCTGATTGCCGCAGTGACCTGGTTCGTCACCCGCGATGCCCAGGCCATGCTGGCCGTGCTGGTGGCGGCCTGCCCGTGCGCGCTGGTGCTGTCGGCGCCGGCGACGGCGGTGGCGGGGATTGCCGTGGCTGCCCGGCACGGCATCCTGATTCGTGGTTCGGCGTTTCTTGAGGAACTGGCCGACCTGTCGTCGCTGGTGATCGACAAGACCGGCACGCTGACTTACGGCGACCTGCGCCTGCGCAGCGTGGTCGGCACCGCGGCGGCAATGCCCCAGGCCGATATCGTCAACCTCGCGGCCAGCCTCGGCGCCGCCAGCAGCCATCCGGTCAGCCGGGCCCTCGCGGCGCTGGTGCCGCATGAGCAACACCTGGCGCTGCTGGACATTCACGAGCGCCAGGGCTTTGGCGTGGTCGCGCACACCGCCGAGGGTGAAGCAGCCCTGGGGCGCCCGGAGCTGTTCCGCCAGTTAGGCATGCAGGTGCCGCCAGTGCCCGAGCATGACGGCCCGATTGCCGGCCTGGCGCTGAACGGGCAATTCCTCGCCTGGCTGCTGCTGGCCGACAACGTGCGTGCAGAGTCGGCAGAGGCCATGCAGCAGCTGCGCGAGCTTGGCCTGCAGCGTCAGTTGCTGTTGACCGGTGACCGCAGCCGTGTCGCCGAAGCCATTGCCGCACAGGTCGGCATGACCCGCGTGGTGGCTGAAGCCCTGCCGGAAGACAAGATGCACCACGTCAACCAGGAGCTGCAGCTGGGTTTCCGCCCGTTGGTGGTGGGTGACGGCATCAACGACTCACTGGCCCTGAAGGCCGGCGTAGTGGGGGTGGCCATGGGCGCCAACGGTGCCGACATCGCACTGGCCGCAGCGGATATCGTGCTGATCAACGGCGACCTGCGGCGCCTGGCCACCTGCATTCGCCTCAGCCGCCAGTGCCGACGCACACTCCAGGTCAATGTGCTGATTGGCCTGGGCTGGACCTTGGCGATCGTCGTCGCAGCCGCCTTCGGCCTGCTGGGCGCGGCGGGCGCCATGGTCGCCGCGCTGCTGCACAACCTCAGCACGCTGTGGGTGCTGACCAATGCCGGGCGCCTGTTGCGTTATGACGAGCGGCTAGGGCAGAGCAATGCGGCACCGGCGTTGCAGCCCTGA
- a CDS encoding methyl-accepting chemotaxis protein — protein MFADLKIRTGMFWVLLLFSLTLLFSTISAWRAALGSDEQISELDQTAHQSDRLNNALLMAIRSSANVSSGFIEQLGGHDESANKRMAMSVELNDKSQKLVDEFVENVQEPGLHAVAQALQATFGEYAKAVQGQREATRQRSLEQYFKVNIDAGNAMGQLQALRQQLVAALSERSQQIMLESDRRLERAQLLSLALLTVTVLLAGLCWAFIAQRVLHPLREAGRHFQRIAGGDLSVPVEVHRRNEIGQLFHELQRMQQSQRDTLGKISDCTRQLADAAGALNTVTEESASNLRQQGQELEQAATAVTEMTTAVEEVARNAVSTSQATQESNQLAEKSRRQVSDNIDGTQAMTQEIQASSAHLEQLVGQVRDIGKVLEVIRSVSEQTNLLALNAAIEAARAGDAGRGFAVVADEVRTLAYRTQASTQEIEQMIGRVQQGTEAAVASMQASTSRAQSTLDVTLASGQVLEGIYSAIGEINERNLVIASAAEEQAQVAREVDRNLLNIRELSSYSAAGAQQTSEASQALSGLVGEMTALVGRFRV, from the coding sequence ATGTTTGCCGACCTGAAGATACGTACCGGAATGTTCTGGGTGCTGTTGTTGTTCAGCCTGACCTTGCTGTTTTCCACCATCAGTGCCTGGCGGGCAGCACTGGGCAGCGACGAGCAGATCAGCGAACTGGACCAGACCGCACACCAGTCCGACCGGCTGAACAACGCACTGCTGATGGCGATCCGTTCCAGTGCCAACGTGTCTTCGGGTTTCATCGAGCAGCTTGGCGGCCATGACGAGAGCGCGAACAAGCGCATGGCGATGTCTGTCGAGCTCAACGACAAGAGCCAGAAGCTGGTCGATGAATTTGTCGAGAACGTGCAGGAGCCTGGCTTGCATGCGGTGGCCCAAGCGCTGCAAGCCACCTTCGGCGAGTATGCCAAGGCGGTGCAAGGGCAGCGCGAAGCCACGCGCCAACGCTCGCTGGAGCAGTACTTCAAGGTCAACATCGACGCTGGCAACGCCATGGGCCAGCTGCAGGCGCTGCGCCAGCAACTGGTTGCTGCCTTGAGCGAGCGCAGCCAGCAGATCATGCTGGAATCCGACCGCCGCCTGGAGCGCGCACAACTGCTGAGCCTGGCACTGCTGACGGTGACCGTGCTGCTCGCTGGCCTTTGCTGGGCGTTCATCGCGCAACGTGTGCTGCACCCGCTGCGCGAGGCCGGCCGGCACTTTCAGCGGATTGCCGGTGGCGACTTGAGCGTGCCGGTCGAGGTGCATCGGCGCAACGAGATCGGCCAGCTGTTCCATGAGCTGCAGCGCATGCAGCAGAGCCAGCGCGATACCTTGGGCAAGATCAGTGACTGCACCCGGCAACTTGCCGACGCGGCGGGCGCACTGAATACGGTTACCGAAGAAAGCGCCAGCAACTTGCGCCAGCAGGGCCAGGAACTGGAGCAGGCGGCTACCGCCGTCACCGAGATGACCACGGCGGTGGAGGAGGTGGCGCGCAATGCCGTCAGCACCTCCCAGGCCACCCAAGAATCCAATCAGCTGGCGGAAAAGAGCCGTCGGCAAGTCAGCGACAACATCGATGGCACACAGGCCATGACCCAAGAGATCCAGGCCAGCAGCGCCCACCTGGAGCAGTTGGTCGGCCAGGTCCGGGATATCGGCAAGGTGCTGGAGGTGATCCGTTCGGTGTCCGAGCAGACCAACCTGCTGGCGCTCAACGCCGCCATCGAGGCGGCGCGCGCCGGCGATGCCGGGCGCGGCTTTGCCGTGGTGGCCGATGAAGTGCGCACGCTCGCGTACCGGACCCAGGCCTCGACCCAGGAAATCGAGCAGATGATCGGCCGTGTGCAGCAGGGCACTGAAGCGGCGGTTGCCTCGATGCAGGCCAGCACCAGCCGCGCCCAGTCGACCCTCGACGTCACCCTGGCCTCGGGCCAGGTGCTGGAAGGTATCTACAGCGCCATCGGCGAGATCAACGAGCGCAACCTGGTGATCGCCAGCGCAGCTGAAGAACAGGCGCAGGTGGCGCGCGAGGTGGACCGCAACCTGCTGAACATCCGTGAGCTGTCGAGCTATTCGGCGGCGGGGGCGCAGCAAACCAGCGAGGCCAGCCAGGCGTTGTCCGGGCTGGTCGGGGAGATGACGGCGCTGGTGGGGCGGTTCAGGGTCTGA
- a CDS encoding DUF3144 domain-containing protein has translation MTQATDQAFYDRADAHIDLANQQLDTLADIGKVSASMTFAASRFSAWLSARNFKSGAEMAAAREEILKYFSEQYRMMLEDNVDEYIEQFDRYVLGKES, from the coding sequence ATGACCCAAGCCACCGACCAGGCATTCTACGACCGCGCCGATGCGCATATCGACCTGGCCAACCAACAGCTCGATACACTCGCCGACATCGGCAAGGTCAGCGCCTCGATGACCTTTGCCGCCAGCCGCTTCAGTGCCTGGCTCAGCGCCCGCAACTTCAAGTCGGGCGCCGAAATGGCCGCCGCGCGCGAAGAAATCCTGAAGTACTTCAGCGAACAGTACCGGATGATGCTGGAGGACAACGTCGACGAATACATCGAGCAATTCGACCGCTACGTGCTGGGCAAGGAAAGCTGA
- a CDS encoding sensor domain-containing diguanylate cyclase yields the protein MPVDLQALYPKLIQLMLDTVFVVDRDNTIVFVSNACEALLGYRADELIGTPITHYMHPEDLETTRASIIRVMNGQPHCDFRNRYLRKDGGVVHILWSAFWSEEVGARIGVARNVTALTQAEQELRFLAHHDPLTRLCNRSLFNERLASALRHGRPFALLFLDINDFKGINDVHGHAIGDQVLCAVARRLEGCVGQQDTVARIGGDEFTVLLTELNSAGAVAEKMAQILAAMAAPLASAQRALPMPSCSIGVACYPADGADIDTLLNCADDDMYRKKRRRSVAG from the coding sequence ATGCCCGTTGACCTGCAAGCACTTTACCCCAAGCTGATCCAGCTGATGCTGGACACCGTGTTCGTGGTCGACCGGGACAACACCATCGTGTTCGTCAGCAATGCCTGCGAGGCGTTGCTCGGTTATCGCGCCGACGAGCTGATCGGCACCCCGATCACTCACTATATGCACCCCGAAGACCTGGAAACCACCCGGGCCTCGATCATCCGGGTGATGAACGGCCAGCCGCACTGTGACTTCCGCAACCGCTACCTGCGCAAGGACGGTGGCGTGGTGCACATCCTCTGGTCGGCCTTCTGGTCCGAAGAAGTCGGCGCGCGCATCGGCGTGGCGCGCAACGTCACGGCGCTCACCCAGGCCGAGCAGGAGTTGCGCTTCCTGGCCCATCATGACCCGCTGACCCGGCTGTGCAACCGCTCGCTGTTCAACGAGCGGCTGGCCAGCGCCCTGCGCCACGGGCGGCCGTTTGCCTTGCTGTTTCTCGATATCAATGACTTCAAGGGCATCAACGATGTGCACGGGCATGCCATCGGTGACCAGGTGCTGTGCGCCGTGGCAAGGCGCCTTGAGGGTTGTGTCGGCCAGCAGGACACAGTGGCGCGCATCGGCGGCGACGAGTTCACCGTGCTACTGACCGAATTGAACTCGGCAGGCGCGGTTGCCGAAAAGATGGCCCAGATCCTCGCCGCCATGGCCGCGCCACTGGCCAGCGCGCAGCGTGCGCTGCCCATGCCGTCCTGCAGCATCGGCGTGGCCTGCTACCCGGCCGACGGCGCAGACATCGACACACTGCTCAACTGCGCCGACGATGACATGTACCGCAAGAAGCGGCGCCGCTCCGTGGCCGGATAA
- a CDS encoding cysteine hydrolase family protein: protein MQQVLLIVDVQSTFSPPEWLVDGIRLLSARIPSIASVELHDEQVTPFQRQLGWHPAAEDECLVEVDQVFIKHGYGQTAETLAHIRQLGVERVLVCGMQTETCVLAAGFALFDAGLCPTLVTDLTVGSSLDRSGKLGIDLWKHHFGNVTTRAEVMAEIAQSGR from the coding sequence ATGCAGCAGGTTCTGCTCATCGTTGATGTCCAGTCCACCTTCAGCCCCCCCGAGTGGCTGGTGGACGGGATTCGTCTGTTGTCAGCGAGGATTCCGTCGATCGCCTCGGTCGAGTTGCACGATGAGCAGGTGACGCCGTTCCAGCGCCAGCTCGGCTGGCACCCGGCCGCCGAAGACGAGTGCCTGGTCGAAGTGGACCAGGTGTTCATCAAGCATGGCTATGGCCAGACCGCCGAGACCCTCGCCCACATCAGGCAACTGGGCGTGGAGCGCGTGCTGGTGTGCGGCATGCAGACCGAAACCTGCGTGCTGGCAGCAGGCTTTGCGCTGTTCGATGCCGGGCTGTGCCCGACGCTGGTGACCGACCTGACCGTCGGCTCATCGCTGGATCGCTCGGGCAAGTTGGGTATCGACCTCTGGAAGCATCACTTCGGCAACGTGACCACGCGGGCCGAGGTGATGGCCGAGATCGCGCAGTCGGGCCGCTGA